Proteins found in one Paenibacillus sp. FSL R10-2782 genomic segment:
- a CDS encoding histidine kinase: protein MWRRITQKLVNKLILLFTSVIILVVGSLTIISYQMIERESVNHSIASTTNNLLLVNQNLEDYLEGMQQLALPQLRYNDIMNAIANENRDYASRMVIENYLRSMFYSRSDLEAIYLYVADRHQYYVVTRETYNITVRQGMNTDIPKLAWYKEAMASTTNESFQSFAGSRSDMGYVAPQASFMAYHRVLRSIASRHPQAVLSFYYNTSAVDDIMKNIPLGKGDHLMLLSPERIPFYVDSLPLYERMRDSGVLAQIGQGGNGRVTWSDSSGSQEYLVVYDVGKKEGWRLVKPIPYRQIYEAATTTRNWSYVIGILFLGVSIILVTLTSNAITSPLHKLSTQMKRFSTGDFRATAPVKGHDEIAYLSLHFNEMVQRTDELINERYRMKLVEKNAILKALEAEINPHFLYNALQAISTQALKREMFDMADMVDALAQTLRYSINGKDIVVAREELQHIERYMGLQKARFGTRLRIELEWEDTLMELLIPRLSVQTLVENSIKHALEKVSSDILIVISAESSSTDATITVRDNGPGISEDKLRQVLDSFEEKWEERESEHIGLKNLNARLKLLYGDQAGLSIHADETGTEIKMRIPQGGSSHV from the coding sequence ATGTGGAGACGAATAACGCAAAAATTGGTGAACAAGCTTATTTTGCTTTTTACCTCGGTGATCATTCTGGTGGTAGGCTCGCTGACGATTATCTCCTATCAGATGATTGAAAGAGAGTCGGTGAATCATAGCATTGCCAGCACAACGAATAATCTGCTGCTGGTCAATCAGAACCTGGAGGACTATCTGGAGGGGATGCAGCAGCTAGCCCTGCCGCAGCTTCGTTATAACGATATTATGAACGCGATTGCGAATGAGAATCGGGACTATGCCTCTCGAATGGTCATTGAAAACTATTTGCGCAGCATGTTTTATTCCCGCAGTGATCTGGAAGCTATTTATCTGTACGTGGCAGATCGTCATCAATATTATGTGGTGACTCGGGAGACGTACAATATTACGGTGCGCCAAGGGATGAACACGGATATACCCAAGCTGGCCTGGTATAAGGAGGCAATGGCGAGCACAACCAATGAATCGTTCCAATCCTTTGCGGGTTCCCGTTCGGATATGGGGTATGTGGCGCCACAGGCCAGCTTTATGGCGTACCATCGGGTGCTGAGGTCAATTGCATCTCGTCACCCGCAGGCGGTGTTGTCCTTTTATTACAATACGAGCGCTGTGGACGATATCATGAAGAACATTCCGCTCGGCAAAGGGGACCATCTCATGCTGCTAAGTCCTGAACGTATTCCCTTTTACGTGGATAGCCTTCCGTTATACGAGCGGATGCGGGACTCGGGGGTGCTGGCACAGATTGGACAGGGAGGGAACGGACGAGTAACATGGTCGGACAGTAGTGGCAGTCAGGAGTATCTGGTCGTATATGATGTCGGGAAAAAAGAGGGCTGGCGGCTTGTCAAGCCGATTCCATACCGTCAAATTTACGAAGCGGCTACAACGACCCGGAATTGGAGCTATGTGATCGGGATTTTGTTTTTAGGAGTATCTATTATTTTGGTAACGCTGACCTCCAATGCTATTACCAGTCCCTTACACAAGCTGTCCACCCAGATGAAGCGGTTTAGTACCGGGGATTTCAGGGCAACGGCTCCTGTGAAGGGTCATGACGAGATTGCGTATTTGTCGCTGCATTTTAACGAAATGGTCCAAAGAACCGATGAATTAATTAATGAGCGCTATCGAATGAAGCTGGTCGAGAAAAACGCCATACTCAAGGCGCTGGAGGCTGAAATTAACCCCCATTTTCTGTACAATGCGCTGCAAGCCATATCCACACAGGCATTAAAGCGTGAGATGTTCGATATGGCGGATATGGTCGATGCGTTGGCCCAAACCCTGCGGTATTCCATCAACGGCAAGGATATCGTGGTTGCCCGCGAAGAACTCCAGCATATTGAACGGTATATGGGATTGCAAAAAGCAAGATTCGGGACGAGACTGCGAATCGAGCTGGAGTGGGAGGACACGCTGATGGAGCTGCTCATCCCGAGGCTGTCCGTACAAACGTTGGTGGAGAATTCGATCAAGCATGCGCTGGAAAAGGTATCAAGCGATATTCTGATTGTCATTTCAGCCGAATCCAGCTCTACAGATGCCACGATTACAGTCCGAGACAACGGCCCGGGAATCTCGGAGGATAAGCTGAGACAGGTGCTGGATTCGTTCGAAGAAAAGTGGGAGGAACGGGAGAGTGAGCACATCGGCTTAAAAAATCTGAATGCACGATTGAAGCTCCTGTATGGAGATCAGGCAGGACTATCCATACATGCGGATGAAACGGGAACAGAAATCAAAATGCGCATTCCCCAGGGAGGAAGTAGTCATGTATAA
- a CDS encoding sugar ABC transporter permease, whose protein sequence is MLKKRGAWGDRGSKLEFGLFTLPVILCITIAFYIPFLMTIRYSLTKWNGISKHPKFVGLDNFKQILLGDANFAHAAWFTVKYAILYIVLVNVLAILLALVLDMKLKSSAWLRAAFFIPYILSLVIVGFIWKFIFMQGFESLGTSTGWGFFQLSWLGQEGLAFISILAVSIWQSIGFYMVIYIAGLQSVPEDLKEAAIVDGAGPIRRFFSITLPLLAPSITISVFMALTNSIKVFDVILSLTGGGPGGTTYSIAYDIYRDTFQNNLYGYGTAKALLLFVAVLIITIIQLSIFKRREVEA, encoded by the coding sequence ATGCTGAAAAAAAGGGGAGCTTGGGGCGATAGGGGCAGTAAATTGGAGTTTGGCTTGTTCACACTGCCCGTAATTTTGTGCATTACGATTGCATTTTATATTCCGTTTTTGATGACGATACGCTATTCCCTGACCAAGTGGAATGGAATATCCAAGCATCCGAAATTTGTAGGTCTGGATAACTTCAAACAAATCCTGCTCGGAGACGCCAACTTTGCACATGCAGCCTGGTTTACGGTCAAATATGCCATTCTGTACATTGTGCTGGTGAATGTGCTGGCCATCCTGCTGGCGCTTGTTCTCGACATGAAGCTGAAAAGCTCGGCGTGGCTGCGGGCTGCCTTCTTTATCCCTTATATCCTCAGTCTCGTGATTGTCGGATTTATCTGGAAGTTTATCTTTATGCAGGGCTTTGAGTCACTGGGAACCAGCACAGGTTGGGGCTTCTTCCAGCTCAGTTGGCTGGGGCAGGAAGGACTCGCGTTTATTTCCATTTTGGCGGTATCTATCTGGCAATCCATTGGCTTTTATATGGTCATTTACATTGCAGGATTGCAGTCCGTACCGGAGGATCTGAAGGAAGCCGCTATTGTGGACGGAGCGGGGCCGATTCGGAGATTTTTCAGTATTACACTGCCACTGCTGGCCCCTTCCATCACGATCTCCGTTTTCATGGCTCTGACCAACTCGATCAAGGTGTTCGACGTCATTCTATCCCTGACTGGCGGTGGACCGGGAGGTACAACATACAGTATTGCTTATGATATTTATCGGGATACGTTCCAGAACAATCTGTACGGCTACGGAACAGCCAAAGCGTTGCTGCTATTCGTCGCAGTGCTGATCATTACGATCATCCAATTGTCTATTTTCAAACGCAGGGAGGTTGAAGCCTGA
- a CDS encoding carbohydrate ABC transporter permease: MQRSRMGRILLEAGMIVLSLLFLYPLFLAINNSFKSFAEVMTDVIALPKQLSLDNYVYVWKFINYPRLFLNNTIITVVGLAGIVLVSSIAAYKLARTKSKWSSAIYMLCIMPMLIPFQSIMLTVLRLAKDLHLADSTWGLGLLYWGFGAPLAVFIYHGFVKGIPNEIDESAKIDGASGFRLFFSVIFPLLKSVTATIVIIDVMWIWNDFLLPLLMVNGSPSTKTLTLAAYTFVGQYTSDWQYAMTAMVMAVLPSIVVFIFLQKYIVKGVVAGAVKG, encoded by the coding sequence ATGCAACGCAGCCGTATGGGACGTATTTTGCTGGAAGCGGGCATGATTGTATTATCGCTGTTATTTTTGTATCCGCTGTTTCTCGCCATTAACAATTCGTTCAAAAGCTTCGCTGAGGTCATGACCGACGTCATTGCGCTGCCCAAGCAGCTTTCGCTGGATAACTACGTATATGTATGGAAATTCATTAACTATCCACGCTTATTTCTGAATAACACAATCATTACCGTAGTCGGGCTGGCAGGTATCGTACTGGTATCCTCTATTGCCGCCTATAAGCTGGCACGAACCAAGAGCAAATGGAGTTCCGCTATCTACATGCTATGCATTATGCCAATGTTAATCCCGTTTCAGTCCATTATGCTGACTGTCTTGCGACTCGCGAAAGACCTGCATCTGGCGGACAGTACCTGGGGACTTGGCCTGCTGTATTGGGGCTTCGGCGCACCGCTGGCGGTGTTTATCTATCACGGATTTGTCAAAGGGATTCCCAACGAGATTGACGAAAGCGCCAAGATTGACGGAGCCTCAGGCTTCCGGCTATTCTTTTCAGTCATTTTCCCCTTGCTGAAATCCGTCACCGCCACCATTGTGATCATCGACGTGATGTGGATTTGGAACGATTTTCTGCTGCCCCTGCTCATGGTTAACGGCTCACCCAGCACCAAAACGCTTACGCTGGCGGCCTATACCTTCGTCGGACAGTATACGTCAGACTGGCAGTATGCCATGACAGCCATGGTGATGGCTGTGCTGCCTTCCATCGTCGTATTTATTTTCCTGCAAAAATACATCGTCAAAGGTGTGGTCGCGGGAGCGGTCAAAGGCTAA
- a CDS encoding methyl-accepting chemotaxis protein, with product MKIGKKLSISFAAVLLLTLVVGVIGEYATSSLHTSYQSMIDDGVAKILMIKELEYDAASQTKYFRGYLVTGDQDEMNSYLKERETFATTMKKLQSTPALDKPKQMAAQLQQMEAEYADIVKEITSYKQQGDVVTYTRLVEEKCKPMALALEQQSQAMEQYQMELLNQSQVEQDEKLQNVQTMIIIAMALALVIGIVLAYAITRMIARPVVQVAQAARRISEGDLTQEDIQIRQKDEIGEMAQSFNDMKRQLRSLMQVIYQNAQGVMLASGELSSGSGQVAEGARQMAETVQGIYDSAGSQVERNRENQQAVKESAEGVQKIAQSAFITAELSERAIHETERGNVDLEETVVQMRHIQDTMKDSVKVIQELGEQSKQIQNVTQFIRDIAKQTNLLSLNASIEAARAGESGKGFAVVAGEVKKLAEQTGQASQQIAVFMDAMADTVNQAVDSIQKGSSEVEAGTDLIYRTGQTFSKVHEAVQTVAEHTQDVSAATEELSAITEQLLDSEQKLVGLSREIAEESESAAAVCEEQLASMEVIVDSADSLRHMAAELLSEIQHFRITDDADENKASAHPKDTNGGRGTSTRRTSMERISISDTPIHPAS from the coding sequence ATGAAGATTGGTAAAAAACTATCCATTAGTTTTGCAGCCGTATTATTGCTTACATTGGTTGTGGGCGTTATCGGTGAGTATGCTACTTCGTCTTTACATACATCTTATCAAAGCATGATTGATGATGGCGTTGCTAAAATTTTAATGATTAAAGAATTGGAATACGATGCTGCGAGTCAGACCAAGTATTTTCGCGGATATCTGGTGACTGGCGATCAGGACGAAATGAACAGTTATCTGAAAGAGCGCGAAACCTTTGCAACGACCATGAAGAAGCTGCAATCAACGCCAGCACTGGACAAGCCCAAGCAAATGGCAGCACAGCTCCAGCAGATGGAGGCTGAATATGCAGATATCGTGAAGGAAATTACCTCATATAAGCAGCAGGGGGATGTGGTGACCTACACGAGATTAGTGGAGGAAAAATGTAAGCCGATGGCGCTTGCACTGGAACAACAGTCACAGGCGATGGAGCAATACCAGATGGAACTTCTGAATCAATCCCAAGTCGAACAGGACGAAAAGCTCCAAAATGTACAGACGATGATTATCATTGCGATGGCGCTCGCACTGGTGATCGGGATCGTATTGGCATATGCAATCACCCGTATGATTGCCCGTCCGGTGGTGCAGGTAGCTCAAGCCGCTCGGCGTATTTCAGAAGGGGATCTGACACAGGAGGATATCCAAATTCGTCAGAAAGATGAGATTGGTGAAATGGCGCAGAGCTTTAACGATATGAAACGCCAGCTTCGTTCGCTGATGCAAGTGATTTATCAGAATGCGCAAGGGGTCATGCTTGCTTCGGGTGAGCTGTCCAGCGGCTCTGGACAGGTGGCGGAAGGCGCGCGGCAGATGGCGGAGACGGTACAAGGAATCTATGATTCGGCGGGCAGCCAGGTCGAGCGAAACCGTGAAAACCAGCAGGCGGTCAAGGAAAGTGCAGAAGGTGTTCAAAAGATTGCCCAATCTGCATTCATTACCGCAGAGCTATCCGAGCGAGCGATTCACGAGACAGAGCGCGGCAATGTAGACCTGGAGGAGACGGTTGTCCAAATGCGCCATATTCAGGATACGATGAAGGACTCGGTCAAGGTCATTCAGGAATTGGGCGAGCAATCGAAGCAAATTCAGAATGTAACGCAATTTATTCGGGATATCGCCAAGCAAACTAATTTGCTGTCGTTGAACGCCTCCATTGAAGCGGCCAGAGCCGGGGAATCGGGTAAGGGCTTTGCTGTCGTGGCGGGTGAAGTGAAGAAGCTTGCGGAACAGACGGGTCAAGCTTCTCAACAGATTGCTGTCTTTATGGATGCCATGGCGGATACAGTGAACCAGGCCGTGGACTCGATCCAGAAAGGCTCCAGCGAGGTTGAGGCCGGAACGGATCTGATTTACCGCACCGGACAGACGTTTAGCAAAGTGCATGAAGCGGTACAAACGGTAGCCGAGCACACGCAGGACGTGTCCGCTGCGACCGAAGAATTGTCTGCCATTACCGAGCAACTGCTGGATTCGGAGCAAAAGCTGGTAGGCTTATCTCGTGAGATTGCAGAGGAATCGGAGTCGGCTGCGGCTGTATGCGAGGAGCAACTCGCTTCTATGGAGGTTATTGTGGATTCTGCCGATTCTCTGCGTCATATGGCTGCTGAGCTACTGTCAGAAATACAGCATTTTCGCATTACAGACGATGCAGACGAGAATAAGGCTTCGGCTCATCCAAAGGATACGAATGGAGGACGCGGCACGTCTACCAGACGTACATCTATGGAAAGAATTTCAATTTCAGACACACCGATTCATCCTGCTTCCTGA
- a CDS encoding right-handed parallel beta-helix repeat-containing protein: protein MFKRNERPKNGFNALRLGISVVFASSFLLGTAYADTPSNAPSSSLSEEAASATDTSAISTTLAAGDLYVAPNGNVSNPGTISSPTTLEAALTQIAPGKTIYLRGGNYAYSSTITVQRGNNGSNGSLKGLVAYGSEKPVLDFSGQAFGSANRGLQLFGDYWLVKGLEVKGAGDNGIYIGGSNNRIENVETHHNRDTGLQLGRYSTTAANSEWPSNNLILNSYSHDNADPDNGEDADGFAAKLTVGPGNVFDNCVAAYNVDDGWDLFTKAATGPIGEVTILNSVAHHNGQTSDGTSTANSDGNGFKLGGDKIKVNHIVKNSIAFQNKKHGFTYNSNPGTITLTNNTSWSNGESNFAFDKGDHVFINNLSFEGTASDKTSGTDQDNSNVWWKNKKSTNAKGLLASAADFVSLVPSITRSTDGSIQLGNFLKLASGSDLIGSGTPSGNNIGAR from the coding sequence ATGTTTAAACGCAATGAACGTCCAAAAAACGGTTTTAACGCTCTAAGGCTCGGTATTTCTGTTGTTTTCGCTTCTTCTTTCCTTCTTGGAACCGCTTACGCAGATACGCCATCCAATGCCCCTTCTTCTTCCCTTTCAGAAGAGGCTGCCAGTGCAACGGATACATCTGCTATCTCCACCACGCTGGCGGCAGGCGACTTGTATGTAGCGCCAAATGGTAACGTGTCCAATCCAGGTACCATATCCAGTCCTACTACTCTTGAAGCCGCACTTACACAAATTGCTCCTGGTAAAACCATTTATCTGCGCGGAGGCAACTACGCCTATTCCTCTACGATTACCGTTCAGCGTGGAAATAATGGCAGCAACGGTTCCCTCAAAGGGTTGGTTGCTTACGGCAGTGAAAAGCCGGTACTTGATTTTTCGGGTCAAGCCTTTGGCTCCGCCAACCGTGGACTCCAGCTTTTCGGAGACTACTGGCTGGTAAAAGGTCTTGAAGTAAAGGGTGCTGGGGATAACGGTATCTATATCGGCGGCAGCAACAACCGGATTGAAAATGTGGAAACTCACCATAATCGGGATACCGGTCTTCAACTCGGACGCTACTCCACTACAGCAGCTAACAGTGAATGGCCTTCGAACAACCTTATCTTGAACTCCTACTCTCATGATAATGCTGATCCTGACAACGGTGAGGATGCTGACGGTTTTGCCGCTAAGCTGACCGTAGGACCAGGCAATGTATTCGATAACTGTGTGGCTGCGTACAACGTTGACGACGGTTGGGATTTGTTTACCAAAGCAGCAACTGGACCTATCGGAGAGGTAACGATCTTGAACAGTGTCGCCCACCACAACGGACAGACCTCTGATGGAACCTCCACCGCTAACAGTGACGGCAATGGCTTCAAGCTGGGCGGGGACAAAATCAAGGTCAACCATATCGTGAAAAACAGCATTGCCTTTCAGAATAAAAAGCACGGCTTTACCTACAACAGCAATCCCGGAACCATTACCCTGACCAATAATACTTCATGGAGTAATGGCGAGAGCAATTTTGCTTTTGACAAGGGTGACCACGTATTTATTAACAATCTTTCCTTTGAAGGAACAGCCAGTGACAAGACCAGTGGAACCGATCAAGACAATTCTAACGTCTGGTGGAAAAACAAAAAAAGCACCAATGCCAAAGGTCTTCTCGCCAGCGCCGCTGACTTTGTCAGTCTCGTTCCTTCCATTACAAGAAGTACAGACGGTTCCATCCAACTAGGTAACTTCCTCAAGCTGGCTTCAGGAAGCGATTTGATCGGCTCGGGCACTCCGAGCGGCAACAACATAGGGGCACGCTAA
- a CDS encoding MFS transporter translates to MERKITMKHTLAYGSGNMLGSGALAISGAWLMYFYTTFCGLSPVQAAAIFSVASIIDAISNPIMGFISDNFHRTRLGRKFGRRRFFIMMGIPLMLVYPLLWVDGLGFWYYLSTYVLFELVYTSVMVPYEALASEMTRDFGARSRLTGWKAMFGKIANFAAAFIPGRFIAEYGKDSPLPFFYTGLVFAGILLIAMAFLYKNSWERPTEELQKELEGEAPLSFIDSMKKLFIDISSTFRVKTFRHHLGMYLGGFSAEWLFTSAFTYFIVFSLFQSSEMVSNLNSFNSVIQLISTYFFIQFCVRKGFRMPFIAALVVVCFSVAGYGLLYITGASNTMVWLYVITLFMGLGTGGVYYIPWNQYTFLADVDEALTGRRREGIYAGMMTFAGKMVRAVVVFILGWVLQHFGFVSGADSQPIAAQHAIFYVLVVGTIALAIIGMIASVVMKLDIDSHKKLITEIDRLKNGGSMKSAKPEARKVFEELTGFNYDRCWGNNNVGFKNKPADPKSHTPSM, encoded by the coding sequence ATGGAACGAAAAATCACAATGAAACATACACTCGCCTATGGAAGCGGCAACATGCTGGGAAGCGGTGCACTTGCTATTAGTGGCGCATGGTTAATGTACTTTTATACAACCTTTTGCGGACTGTCTCCCGTTCAGGCCGCAGCCATTTTCTCCGTTGCCAGCATCATCGATGCCATCAGCAATCCGATCATGGGCTTTATTAGCGACAACTTTCATCGCACCCGCTTGGGCCGAAAATTCGGCAGACGCCGTTTTTTCATTATGATGGGGATTCCGCTGATGCTCGTGTATCCGTTGTTGTGGGTAGATGGGTTGGGTTTCTGGTATTACCTGAGTACCTACGTACTGTTTGAACTCGTGTATACCTCTGTCATGGTGCCATATGAAGCACTCGCCTCAGAGATGACCCGGGACTTCGGCGCGCGCTCCAGATTAACCGGATGGAAGGCCATGTTCGGTAAAATTGCCAATTTTGCCGCCGCTTTTATCCCTGGTCGCTTTATCGCCGAGTATGGCAAAGACTCTCCATTGCCCTTCTTTTATACCGGACTCGTGTTTGCAGGTATCTTGCTCATTGCGATGGCATTTTTGTACAAAAATTCTTGGGAACGCCCTACAGAGGAGCTGCAAAAGGAACTGGAAGGTGAAGCTCCGCTTTCCTTTATAGATTCCATGAAAAAGCTGTTTATTGACATTTCCTCGACCTTCCGGGTAAAGACGTTCCGTCATCATCTGGGCATGTATCTGGGCGGATTTTCAGCCGAGTGGCTGTTCACTTCTGCCTTTACGTACTTTATTGTATTTTCCCTGTTCCAAAGCTCGGAGATGGTATCTAATCTGAATAGCTTTAACTCTGTCATTCAATTAATTTCCACCTATTTCTTCATCCAGTTCTGTGTACGCAAAGGGTTCCGTATGCCTTTTATCGCTGCACTCGTCGTCGTTTGCTTTAGCGTAGCTGGTTACGGCCTGCTCTATATCACGGGAGCCTCCAATACGATGGTATGGCTATATGTCATCACACTGTTTATGGGTCTTGGTACAGGCGGGGTCTACTATATTCCCTGGAATCAATATACGTTCCTTGCTGATGTAGATGAGGCATTGACTGGCCGTCGCCGGGAAGGTATTTATGCAGGTATGATGACTTTCGCAGGTAAAATGGTTCGAGCCGTCGTCGTCTTCATACTTGGCTGGGTGTTACAGCATTTCGGATTCGTATCCGGGGCTGATAGTCAGCCGATTGCCGCTCAGCATGCTATATTTTACGTGCTTGTCGTTGGAACCATCGCTTTGGCGATCATCGGTATGATTGCATCTGTCGTCATGAAGCTGGATATTGACAGTCACAAGAAGCTGATCACCGAAATTGATCGACTCAAAAATGGCGGCTCCATGAAATCAGCCAAACCGGAAGCTCGAAAGGTATTCGAGGAACTGACAGGTTTTAATTATGATCGGTGCTGGGGCAACAATAATGTAGGTTTCAAGAACAAACCTGCTGACCCTAAATCACATACGCCTTCCATGTAA
- a CDS encoding glycoside hydrolase family 88 protein, whose translation MANPTSQPTTNPTKTDSWAVRMSDSVLQRSPEFYEKWEYDHGVIYKGLEAVGELTGDPKYMKYVKKHMDHFVDENGVIQRYKVDEYNIDHVNNGKLLFSLYRATGDERYKKAAYQLRSQLEKHPRTSEGAFWHKQIYPYQIWLDGLYMGAPFYAEFIREFGDPSEFDDVTLQFKLCYEHTRDPETGLLYHAWDEKLEQPWCNPQTGCSKNFWGRSIGWFVMALVDVLDYIPEDHADRPAVLDMLTETLEALLKVRDKESGVFYQVLNLGHVKGNYLEASASCMILYAIAKGVRKGYLPEQYRQEAEIIRKGIIDEFITITEEGLVNLNKTVQVSGLGGKDRRDGTFAYYISEPIVTNDPKGIGAFIQAMAEAERL comes from the coding sequence ATGGCAAATCCAACATCACAACCGACAACCAATCCTACAAAAACAGATTCTTGGGCTGTACGTATGAGCGATTCTGTTCTACAGCGGAGTCCGGAGTTTTACGAAAAATGGGAATATGACCACGGCGTCATTTACAAAGGCTTGGAAGCGGTCGGAGAACTGACAGGCGATCCCAAGTATATGAAATATGTAAAAAAACATATGGATCATTTTGTTGACGAAAATGGCGTGATTCAGCGCTATAAAGTAGATGAATACAATATTGACCACGTGAATAACGGAAAGCTGCTCTTCTCTCTGTATCGTGCGACAGGAGACGAACGATACAAAAAGGCAGCTTACCAATTACGCAGTCAGTTGGAAAAACACCCCCGCACAAGCGAGGGCGCATTCTGGCATAAGCAAATTTATCCGTATCAAATTTGGCTGGACGGCTTGTACATGGGTGCCCCGTTCTACGCTGAATTTATCCGCGAATTTGGAGATCCGTCAGAATTTGACGATGTTACCTTGCAATTCAAGCTCTGCTACGAGCATACGCGTGATCCTGAGACGGGTCTGCTCTACCACGCTTGGGATGAGAAGCTTGAACAGCCTTGGTGCAATCCGCAAACAGGCTGCTCCAAGAACTTTTGGGGACGCTCTATAGGCTGGTTCGTAATGGCACTTGTTGATGTACTGGATTATATTCCAGAAGATCACGCAGATCGCCCTGCCGTGCTCGATATGCTGACAGAAACACTGGAAGCTCTGTTGAAAGTACGTGATAAAGAAAGTGGAGTCTTTTATCAGGTGCTCAATCTGGGCCATGTGAAAGGCAACTATCTGGAAGCCTCCGCTTCCTGCATGATTCTCTATGCGATCGCCAAAGGCGTTCGCAAAGGTTATCTGCCAGAGCAATATCGTCAAGAGGCAGAAATCATCCGTAAAGGCATTATTGATGAATTTATCACGATTACCGAAGAAGGACTCGTGAATCTGAACAAAACGGTGCAAGTAAGCGGTTTGGGCGGTAAAGATCGTCGGGACGGTACCTTCGCTTACTATATCAGCGAGCCGATTGTGACGAACGATCCCAAAGGTATCGGAGCTTTCATTCAGGCGATGGCTGAAGCGGAACGGCTCTAA
- a CDS encoding AAA family ATPase has protein sequence MLVLKSYEVFIPGAFPTYTYVSRNTPDTSYSYEFRLAQSLKTIGYLTSIIGPSKTGKTVLCEKVIGQDKIVDLTGNDFKHSEDFWVTVAKKVGLSLESNHIERRGIEGEGTTGLIEKKSTAITESFRSGKDKIIQYFNENNLVLVLDDFHYAPGDMQLEMAYQLKDAIRKQFRTIVISLPHRADDAIRKNPDLSGRLNLINIEPWQLDELSEIATTGFESLGMNIDLNYAKDIALESLASPQLMQSICLNLAIQLDVDHNRENAQITSKTQLEEAYKMTTINLSYKDVVRKLKAGPNPRGQQRKTYKLVTGEDADIYELLIKAISLNPPEISISIDDMKKRIDELISDGNDKPDKPKVKSAIEQVQSIMQNSESIYQVFEYKDEKIYILEPHFLFYLRWGIH, from the coding sequence ATGCTGGTATTAAAATCATACGAGGTATTTATACCGGGGGCTTTCCCAACATATACCTACGTTTCAAGAAATACACCTGATACTTCCTATTCATACGAATTTAGATTAGCTCAATCACTTAAAACTATTGGTTATCTAACATCAATTATTGGCCCTTCAAAAACCGGGAAAACGGTTTTATGCGAGAAAGTAATAGGACAAGATAAAATTGTGGATTTGACAGGAAATGACTTCAAACATTCAGAAGATTTTTGGGTAACAGTAGCCAAAAAAGTAGGCCTATCACTAGAGAGCAACCATATAGAACGTAGAGGTATTGAAGGAGAAGGAACAACGGGTCTTATAGAAAAAAAATCAACGGCAATCACAGAGTCATTTCGTTCTGGTAAAGATAAGATTATTCAATACTTTAATGAGAATAATCTGGTTCTTGTCCTAGATGACTTTCACTATGCCCCAGGGGATATGCAGCTGGAAATGGCTTATCAATTAAAAGATGCTATTCGAAAGCAATTTCGAACGATTGTCATTTCTTTACCCCACAGAGCTGATGATGCCATTCGTAAGAATCCTGATCTGAGTGGAAGATTGAATCTTATCAATATTGAGCCTTGGCAACTGGATGAACTAAGTGAAATCGCAACAACAGGTTTCGAATCATTAGGTATGAATATTGACTTAAACTATGCCAAGGATATAGCTCTTGAAAGTCTTGCTTCTCCTCAACTCATGCAATCCATATGTTTGAATCTTGCCATTCAACTGGATGTAGATCATAACCGTGAAAATGCACAGATTACGAGTAAGACTCAGCTTGAAGAAGCTTATAAGATGACAACAATTAATCTCTCATATAAAGACGTGGTAAGGAAGTTAAAGGCTGGGCCGAATCCAAGAGGACAGCAGAGAAAAACCTACAAGCTTGTTACCGGTGAAGATGCGGACATTTATGAGCTGTTAATAAAGGCAATTTCACTAAACCCCCCTGAGATTAGTATTTCTATAGACGATATGAAGAAGAGAATTGATGAACTTATTAGTGATGGTAATGATAAGCCGGACAAGCCAAAGGTAAAATCTGCAATAGAGCAGGTTCAGTCCATTATGCAAAATAGTGAGAGTATTTATCAGGTTTTTGAATATAAGGACGAGAAAATTTACATTTTGGAGCCGCACTTTTTATTTTATTTACGATGGGGGATTCATTAA